One Rissa tridactyla isolate bRisTri1 chromosome 1, bRisTri1.patW.cur.20221130, whole genome shotgun sequence DNA segment encodes these proteins:
- the ACAT1 gene encoding acetyl-CoA acetyltransferase, mitochondrial, which yields MAVAAMLGWRRPAAELRRALKYTSRGYASQRTLNEVVIASAVRTPIGSFQGSLSSLPANKLGSIAIKGAIDKAGIPAEEVKEAYMGNVLQAGQGQAPARQAVLGAGLPISTPTTTVNKVCASGMKSIMMAAQSLMCGSQDVMVAGGMESMSNVPYTMSRGSTPYGGVKLEDLIVKDGLTDAYNHIHMGNCAENTAKKFTISREEQDTYAIGSYTKSKTAWDSGILKNEIVPVTISKKGKPDTEVNEDEEYKRVDFSKVPKLKAVFQKENGTVTAANASTLNDGAAALVLMTTEAAKRLKVKPLARIVAFADAAVDPIDFPIAPAHAVPKILSQTGLKKEDIAMWEINEAFSVVVLANIKMLGIDPQKVNINGGAVSLGHPIGMSGARIVVHMAHALKQGQYGLAGICNGGGGASAILIEKL from the exons ATGGCGGTGGCGGCGATGCTGGGCTGGCGGCGCCCGGCGGCGGAGCTGCGGCGG GCTTTGAAGTACACGAGCCGTGGCTATGCATCACAGCGTACTTTAAAT GAGGTGGTGATAGCAAGTGCTGTAAGGACACCGATTGGATCTTTCCAAGGATCTCTTTCATCATTGCCAGCCAATAAACTTGGTTCCATTGCAATTAAGGGAGCAATTGACAAAGCAG GTATCCCTGCGGAAGAAGTGAAAGAAGCGTATATGGGTAATGTCTTGCAGGCTGGGCAAGGACAAGCTCCAGCAAGACAAGCAGTCTTGGGTGCAG GTTTACCAATCTCCACTCCTACTACAACCGTCAATAAAGTCTGTGCTTCAGGGATGAAATCGATCATGATGGCAGCACAAAGCCTGATGTGTGGGAGTCAG GATGTGATGGTTGCTGGTGGAATGGAGAGCATGTCTAATGTTCCCTATACAATGAGCAGAGGATCAACACCTTACGGAGGAGTAAAGCTGGAAGACCTGATAGTAAAAGATGGGCTGACAGATGCTTATAACCATATCCATATG GGCAACTGTGCTGAGAATACTGCGAAGAAGTTTACTATTTCACGGGAGGAACAAGACACTTACGCCATAGGCTCTTACACTAAGAGCAAAACAGCCTGGGATTCAGGAATattgaaaaatgaaatagttCCTGTCACTATTTCAAAAAAAG gaaagccAGATACAGAAGTGAATGAAGATGAAGAATACAAACGTGTTGATTTTAGTAAAGTTCCAAAGCTGAAAGctgttttccaaaaagaaaatg GAACAGTTACAGCTGCGAATGCCAGTACCCTCAATGATGGAGCGGCTGCTTTGGTGCTGATGACCACAGAGGCAGCCAAGAGACTGAAAGTCAAACCCTTGGCACGGATAGTag cttttgcaGATGCTGCCGTTGATCCCATTGACTTCCCAATTGCACCTGCACATGCTGTTCCCAAG ATTCTAAGTCAGACAGGCCTGAAAAAAGAAGATATTGCAATGTGGGAAATCAACGAAGCGTTCAGTGTTGTGGTGCTCGCCAATATTAAAATGCTGGGTATTGATCcacaaaaagtaaatattaacGGAGGTGCCGTCTCCCTTGGACATCCAATAGG GATGTCTGGAGCAAGAATTGTTGTTCACATGGCCCATGCGCTGAAACAAGGACAATATGGCCTTGCAGGAATTTGCAATGGAGGAGGAGGTGCTTCGGCAATATTGATAGAGAAGCTGTAG